One Nitrospinota bacterium genomic window, AGTAATGAAGGTGATTGTCAATGATTTAAAAGATAACACTTTTTATGCTACCATTGCTCTCAGTTTAAATGGGGCGGAAATCAACATAGATTCCAGACCCAGCGATGCTATTGCCCTTGCATTAAGGGTCAAGTCCCCTATCTTTGTTACAAAGAAGGTTCTAAAAGAAGCTAAGAGTTTAGACTTATCAGATCAAGATTTAAAAGATGATGATAAAGAAAAATGGAAGAAGTGGCTAGAGAAACTTAAACCTGAAGATTTTGGTAAATATGAGATGTAGAATAACTAAAAATTGCAAAGAAACCTTCCATAAGGATGACACATATCCCTTTTACTCTATTTTCTAATTTATCTTCATTATATTTTTTCCTATGCAACTTCCTTTTATTAATTTAGATTTTTCATCTTTTTAAAAAAATAACTCATTTCATTATTTATCTATTTTAAAAAAATGACAAAAAAATGGAGGGTTTAAATATTGAGTGAATATATTGTTTTATTAAGCACTTTTCCTTCTGAAGATGAGGCAGAAAAATTGGGCACAGAAATGGTTAAGAAAGGTTTGGTCGCCTGTGTAAATCTTGTCCCAAAGATACGATCAATATATAAATGGAAAGAAAAAGTTTACAATGAAGAGGAAATTTTATTAATCATGAAAAGCAGGAAAGAGAAATCTAAAGAGATTATTGAATTTATAAATAATAACCATAGCTACGAGGTCCCTGAAGTTATCTCTTTATCAATTAGCTCTGGCTCTAAAAGATACCTGGCATGGATAGACGAAAATTGTGGATAAAAAAGATGGAGGCATAAATAATACTCCTCCATCTTTTTTTATTTTCAGGATTTTTTAAATTTTCGCCTGAAGAAAGAACGCAATCACAAGTGAATAGATTACCAATGATTCAATAAAGACCAATCCGAGAATCAAAGGTATAAACAATTTCTCTTGGGCACCTGGATTTCGAGCAATCCCTTCCATAGCAGAAGAGACGGCTTTGCCCTGACCCAAGGCTCCTCCAAGAGCAGCTGCTGCTATTGTTGCGCCACTAGCAATGGCTATCATCCCTTTTGTAACACCACCATTAGCACTGATCCCTTCAGCTGCTGGCTTTTCTGCTGCTAATAAAATAGCAGCGGAAAAACCCACTATGACTAAAGTAATAAAAAAATAAACAAAAGCCTTTTTCATCTAATCCCCTCCTTTCAATATACTTTTAGTGTTCGTGAGATACTGCCAGAGCAATATATATTATAGTTAAAAGAGCAAAAACAAAAGCCTGCATAATAGCAACTATAATC contains:
- a CDS encoding ATP synthase F0 subunit C, translating into MKKAFVYFFITLVIVGFSAAILLAAEKPAAEGISANGGVTKGMIAIASGATIAAAALGGALGQGKAVSSAMEGIARNPGAQEKLFIPLILGLVFIESLVIYSLVIAFFLQAKI
- the cutA gene encoding divalent-cation tolerance protein CutA translates to MSEYIVLLSTFPSEDEAEKLGTEMVKKGLVACVNLVPKIRSIYKWKEKVYNEEEILLIMKSRKEKSKEIIEFINNNHSYEVPEVISLSISSGSKRYLAWIDENCG
- a CDS encoding bifunctional nuclease family protein, yielding MIEMKVKGLTLDPLTNMPIVILKDKDNEKALPIWVGIFEANAIALEIEKVPTPRPMTHDLIKNILEGLKAKVMKVIVNDLKDNTFYATIALSLNGAEINIDSRPSDAIALALRVKSPIFVTKKVLKEAKSLDLSDQDLKDDDKEKWKKWLEKLKPEDFGKYEM